ATCTCGATGGCCACATGCTCGCCGTTCGCGTCGATGGCCATGATGTCGACCGGGCCGATCGCGGTGGGATATTCACGGCGCACCAGTCGCGCGCCTTCGCCGATGCGTTCGATCTGCTCGGCCAGATAGCGCTGCAGATGGTCCTCGACGCCGTCCTTGATCAGCCCCGGATCCTCGCCCAAGTCGTAGGTCTCGTCGGAGTAGATGTGCTGCAGCGTCACCTCGAGCACATCGCTGGATTTGTCGGCGCAGACGCGCAGCACCTTCTCGGGTGCGGGCGTGTCCACATCCGCGTCGGCATTGTCCGGCGTGATGTCCTTCAGGGTGCAGGGCGCGCTCATCCAGTTAAGCGGCTTGTAGGAGCCCAGTTCCGAGAAGATCAACAGGCTGTTGTCGGCCTTGATCAGCAGCACGCGGCGCGCCAAAGGCAGCGAGGCGTTCAATCGTCCGGTGTATTCCGCACGGCAGTCAGCAACAAGTATTCGCACGGCCAACCACTGTAGCGCATCCCCTGCCGTTCAACAGAAAGGCGTCAAAGATCCTTGCGCCTCGCCGCGCTCACTTCCGCTCAGGATGACGAATGGACGGGGAAATGCAAAAGCGGGGTCTCGCTCGGTATGGAGTGAGACCCCGCTTGGGAGATGAGAAGGCGCGCT
Above is a window of Bifidobacterium eulemuris DNA encoding:
- the nucS gene encoding endonuclease NucS, which codes for MRILVADCRAEYTGRLNASLPLARRVLLIKADNSLLIFSELGSYKPLNWMSAPCTLKDITPDNADADVDTPAPEKVLRVCADKSSDVLEVTLQHIYSDETYDLGEDPGLIKDGVEDHLQRYLAEQIERIGEGARLVRREYPTAIGPVDIMAIDANGEHVAIEIKRNGGIDGVEQLTRYCELLNRDPLLAPVRGIFAAQTITPQAQVLAKDRGFTCLLLDYDEMKGTEDDSLRLF